One genomic window of Carassius gibelio isolate Cgi1373 ecotype wild population from Czech Republic chromosome A10, carGib1.2-hapl.c, whole genome shotgun sequence includes the following:
- the LOC128021641 gene encoding protein lifeguard 2-like encodes MSLPAAPPSYAEATAGDKEQGTGSFTYASQPPPMPPPTMPMHPSWAYVHPGPSPGYSNAYAADMSSSPFSDPSSSSSFDGLSGSNWEDKTVRRMFIRKVFCILMVQLMVTFGVVSLFTFCEPVRKFVQYNRVFYLTSYMTFMGTYLMLVCSTNARRRYPTNMILLAIFTLAMSYMAGMLASYHNTKVVMMCVGITALVCLAITLFCFQSRVDFTTCHGLLFSLMMVLMVTGLLLFFTAPFGYIPWLHTAYAGFGALVFTLFLAFDMQLLIGNRRYSLNPEEHVFGAICLYMDVVYIFLFFLQLFGSRE; translated from the exons AGCAGGAGATAAAGAACAAGGAACTGGTAGCTTCACTTACGCCTCCCAGCCGCCCCCAATGCCACCCCCAACCATGCCCATGCACCCCAGCTGGGCTTATGTGCATCCCGGCCCCA GTCCGGGATATTCCAATGCGTATGCTGCAGACATGTCCTCCTCACCCTTCTCTGACCCGAGCTCCAGCAGCAGCTTCGACGGCCTCAGTGGAAGCAACTGGGAGGACAAGACTGTCCGCCGCATGTTCATCAGGAAG GTCTTCTGTATCCTCATGGTTCAGCTCATGGTCACATTTGGAGTGGTGTCACTCTTCACATTTTG CGAGCCAGTCCGGAAGTTTGTACAGTACAATCGAGTTTTCTATCTGACCTCATA CATGACTTTTATGGGAACATACCTGATGCTTGTATGCAGCACAAATGCacg ACGAAGATACCCTACCAATATGATCCTTCTAGCCATTTTT ACTTTGGCAATGTCCTATATGGCAGGCATGCTTGCCAG CTACCATAATACCAAAGTGGTGATGATGTGTGTGGGCATCACAGCACTGGTGTGTCTGGCCATCACGCTCTTCTGTTTCCAGTCCAGG GTTGACTTCACCACCTGTCATGGATTACTTTTCTCCCTCATGATGGTGCTGATGGTCACCGGGCTTCTGCTGTTCTTCACTGCACCATTTGGATAT ATTCCCTGGTTGCATACTGCTTATGCTGGATTTGGTGCTCTGGTTTTCACTCTG TTTCTGGCGTTTGACATGCAGCTGCTGATCGGCAACAGGCGGTACTCTCTGAACCCAGAGGAGCATGTGTTCGGAGCCATCTGCCTCTACATGGATGTGGTTTACATATTCCTCTTTTTCCTTCAGCTCTTTGGGAGCCGTGAGTGA